Within Odontesthes bonariensis isolate fOdoBon6 chromosome 16, fOdoBon6.hap1, whole genome shotgun sequence, the genomic segment TCTAACGTGTCCCTGGCCCCCCGTCCTCTCTAACGTGTCCCTGTCCCCCCAGCAGACGTGGCCCCCCGTCCTCTCTAACGTGTCCCTGTCCCCCCAGCAGACATGGCCCCCTGTCCTCTCTAACGTGTCCCTGTCCCCCCAGCAGACATGGCCCCCTGTCCTCTCTAACGTGTCCCTGTCCCCCCAGCAGACGTGGCCCCCCGTCCTCTCTAACGTGTCCCTGTCCCCCCAGCAGACGTGGCCCCCCGTCCTCTCTAACGTGTCCCTGTCCCCCCAGCAGACATGGCCCCCCGTCCTCTCTAACGTGTCCCTGTCCCCCCAGCAGACATGGCCCCCTGTCCTCTCTAACGTGTCCCTGGCCCCCTGTCCTCTCTAACGTGTCCCTGTCCCCCCAGCAGACATGGCCCCCCGTCCTCTCTAACGTGTCCCTGTCCCCCCGTCCTCTCTAACGTGTCCCTGGCCCCCCGTCCTCTCTAACGCGTCCCTGTCCCCCCAGCAGACATGGCCCCCCGTCCTCTCTAACGTGTCCCTGTCCCCCCGTCCTCTCTAAAGTGTCCCTGTCCCCCCAGCAGACATGGCCCCCCGTCCTCTCTAACGCGTCCCTGTCCCCCCAGCAGACATGGCCCCCCGTCCTCTCTAACGTGTCCCTGGCCCCCCGTCCTCTCTAACGTGTCCCTGTCCCCCCGTCCTCTCTAACGTGTCTCTGTCCCCCCAGCAGACATGGCCCCCCGTCCTCTCTAACGCGTCCCTGTCCCCCCAGCAGACATGGCCCCCCGTCCTCTCTAACGCGTCCCTGTCCCCCCAGCAGACATGGCCCCCCGTCCTCTCTAACGTGTCCCTGGCCCCCCGTCCTCTCTAACGTGTCCCTGTCCCCCCGTCCTCTCTAACGTGTCCCTGTCCCCCCAGCAGACATGGCCCCCCGTCCTCTCTAACGTGTCCCTGTCCCCCCAGCAGACATGGCCCCCCGTCCTCTCTAACGTGTCCCTGTCCCCCCAGCAGACATGGCCCCCCGTCCTCTCTAACGTGTCCCTGTCCCCCCCAGCAGACATGGCCCCCCGTCCTCTCTAACGTGTCCCTGTCCCCCCAGCAGACATGGCCCCCCGTCCTCTCTAACGTGTCCCTGTCCCCCCAGCAGACATGGCCCCCCGTCCTCTCTAACGTGTCCCTGTCCCCCCCAGCAGACATGGCCCCCCGTCCTCTCTAACGTGTCCCTGTCCCCCCAGCAGACATGGCCCCCCGTCCTCTCTAACGTGTCCCTGTCCCCCCCAGCAGACATGGCCCCCCGTCCTCTCTAACGTGTCCCTGTCCCCCCAGCAGACATGGCCCCCGTCCTCTCTAACGTGTCCCTGTCCCCCCAGCAGACATGGCCCCCGTCCTCTCTAACGTGTCCCTGTCCCCCCGTCCCCTCTAACGTGTCCCTGTCCCCCCAGCAGACATGGCCCCCCGTCCTCTCTAACGTGTCCCTGTCCCCCCAGCAGACATGGCCCCCGTCCCCTCTAACGTGTCCCTGTCCCCCCAGCAGACATGGCCCCCCGTCCTCTCTAACGTGTCCCTGTCCCCCCAGCAGACATGGCCCCCCGTCCTCTCTAACGTGTCTCTAACGTGTCCCTGTCCCCCAGCAGACATGGCCCCCCGTAAAGGcaaagagaagaaggaggagcaGGTGATCAGCTTGGGTCCTCAGGTGGCCGAAGGCGAGAACGTGTTCGGCGTCTGCCACATCTTCGCCTCCTTCAACGACACCTTCGTCCACGTCACCGACCTCTCCGGAAAGTACGTCCCCCCGTAAGTTCCGCCGCCGCCCGCCGGGCCGGGAGCCGCGCTCTGATTGGTGCGTCTGTTTCCAGGGAGACCATCTGCCGCGTGACCGGCGGCATGAAGGTGAAGGCGGACCGCGACGAGTCGTCTCCGTACGCCGCCATGTTGGCGGCCCAGGACGTGGCCCAGCGCTGCAAAGAGCTGGGGATAACTGCCCTGCACATCAAGCTGAGGGCCACCGGGGGCAACAGGTGAGGAGGGGGGGGCAACAGGTGAGGGGGGGGGCAACAGGTAACCACCTGAGGGTGGCCATCTTTGATTTCATTCTTCATGTTTAAAGTGTGACGGGTAAAGCTGGAGGTGGATGAGCTCGGGGCTGAAACTCACAGATGAACCAGTTCAGAATCAGGATCTAATTATCATTCTATAATAATAATGGTATTATATATTAATATTATAATATTAATAattatataacatatatataatatatgattaaatatatatatatatatatatataatatattgtgATTAAATCAAACTTTGGGTCAGACTTTATCTCTGAACGTGTTTCATCTGTTGGAACCAGAACCTCTGAGTTAAAGGGTCAGTTCACCTGTTTGGCTCTGAGTTAAAGGGTCAGTTCacctgtttggttctgagttaaagggtcagttcacctgtttggttctgagttaAAGGGTCAGTTCACCTGTTTGGCTCTGAGTTAAAGGGTCAGTTCACCTGTTTGGCTCTGACTTAAAGGGTCAGTTCACCTGTTTGGCTCTGAGTTAAAGGGTCAGTTCACCTGTTTGGCTCTGACTTAAAGGGTCAGTTCacctgtttggttctgagttaaagggtcagttcacctgtttggttctgagttaaagggtcagttcacctgtttggttctgagttaAAGGGTCAGTTCACCTGTTTGGCTCTGAGTTAAAGGGTCAGTTCACCTGTTTGGCTCTGGTTCTTTGGACCTGGACCCACCTCAGAACCGGTCCTGGACCGGCCTCCTCTCGGGCAGAACTTACCTGTGTCTCTGTTTCAGGACAAAGACTCCTGGACCCGGAGCTCAGTCGGCTCTCAGAGCTCTGGCCCGATCCGGCATGAAGATCGGACGCATCGGTATGTACAGCACACACGCTGCAAAGCATCATGGGAGCTGTGGTTCTCATGGTGAAGCTTGTACACGGTCACTCGGAACCGGAGGACGGGTAGTGGCAGAACCGCACACCTGGGCAGGGTTGGCCCACCTCAGAACAGACCCGGTTCAGTCCTGTTCCAGGTTCAGAGTGAGCGGTTCTGACCCGTCTGCCGCTGTAGGTACCAGATCTGCTGATTACGTCACaaccagagcatgtgaacggagcggagcacAATCCCCGCTCAGGatgatgttcgctcattcgctccccgctcaggatgatgttcgctcattcgctccccgCTCAAAGTTGAGCCAGGACGCTCCGCTCCGCGCTCACCTTaatgttcctgctgctcaggtgAAATCGCTCCGCGCTCGCCTTaatgttcctgctgctcaggtgAAATCGCTCCGCGCTCGCCTTaatgttcctgctgctcaggtgAAATCGCTCCGCGCTCGCCTTaatgttcctgctgctcaggtgAAATCGCTCCGCGCTCGCCTTaatgttcctgctgctcaggtgAAATCGCTCCGCGCTCGCCTTaatgttcctgctgctcaggtgAAATCGCTCCGCGCTCGCCTTaatgttcctgctgctcaggttAAATCGCTCCGCGCTCGCCTTaatgttcctgctgctcaggtgAAATCGCTCCGCGCTCGCCTTaatgttcctgctgctcaggttaaatcgctccacgctcgctcaaattttcaggagaaggaattttctgacatttttacttcatgtaattatgacagggccctgggacacacggcgtttgattaaatgatgtgaccggtgtattgtcttatttaactggctgttaaattatcgccactctgacgtacaaaaaataatgtttagaaaatgttgggcgccaggtagaaaactaccacgtcaggacgaagcccaccagattactcagcttaaatatgcatcacacgacacagcaaagagagccCAGGCTGGGCTgggcaggaggagggagaggcgtgcgtgtgtgtgtgcgcgtctgtgtgtgtgcgtctgtgtgtgtggccgcgagagcatcagcagaaacggaagcaaagcagaggaaacGAGGGTCACGGTTAGAACTAGCACCTGAGCAGTCAGCTTAATTCAGACAGTCAGAAAGGGGAATATGTCTTCACGGTACCTGACCTGTTCCAAAACTCCAGACGAAATACACAATCCACGCTCGATAGCGTCTGTAGGCCCTACAGTTCGGgcgtttccctgtttattatccGCACTCTCTGCAGCTAATGCTAGCTCCGCCACACATAGAACACACCATTGGCCCTCGACTTGAATTGCTCACTTCCTCATTTACTACGGGTGACAAGGCCGCGTGGCTGCTTGTCCCCAGCTGTGAACGTAACATCTAGCTCCATTCATGTTGCCCCGCGTttcctatttaattattaatttattacactagactacattaaatcaaaaatgttattttacaaattttataatttgacatttttaattgacgtTGTGAGCGCATCGGAGCGAACTGGAGCGGAGCCAAGTCCTCGCTCCGGCCTTTGAACTGAAAACCGCTCTGCGCTCTCACCATATTTCaccgctccgctccgttcacatgctctggtcACAACATGGCTGTCCGTCGGACAGTAgtgattggctgtagtagccatagtaaccgtaactaGGCGCTGAACGTCGGACAGTTGTGATTGGCTCAGTCAAACTCTGTTGCGTTCGACTTTCAGAACAGACAGATGCCATTTCTTTAAGCTAatatttcagtgtgtgtgtgtgtgtgtgtgtgtgtgtatatatatatatatatatatatatatatatatgtatatatatacatatacacacacatatatatatatatacatatatatatgtgtgtgtgtgtgtctacgtATACATATAGCACTCTCCTGTCTGCTCACGTCAGCGTCATCCTCCAGCGTATCAGTTAGGATGTGCCCCAGGTATTTTGTGACATTAGCTACTCCCAGCTCTTCTCCAGATAAATAGAAAGGAGGGAACTTAATTTTCAGATAGTCCTTGGTTCTACAGATCATTACCACACTCTTTTTAGCATTATATTTAATATCAAACTCTAACCCATAGTCAGAACGGATATTGAGGAGGCACTACTACTAGGAGATAGAATGGTAAGGTCATCGGCATATAAGAAATGATTAATCATCATATATAcacgtacgtgtgtgtgtgtgtgtgtgtatatatatatatatatatacgtatatatttATGTGCAGGACTCAGTCGGAGGTTgttgctgctcagcacacagACTGAAAACgaagcttctcttcagagtgaaccaaaatgattcaacaaaacaaaccagaTCTTAAAGGTTCGGGGCtggtacacactattttgtaggaaatattaaattattattcttCGTAAAAGCTCTCCATAGCTGCTGCCGATCACAGAGGAAAAATAAGTGACGTACAACGCCtagttacggttactatggctactacagccaTATTGTGATGTAATCAGCAGACGACGGAAGCCGAGCAGATCTGGAACCTACAGCGGTTCTTTAGTGTGAAACCAGAGGAGCCGAGTGTCTCtctgacttcctgtttcctgtctctgacttcctgtttcctgtctctgacttcctgtttcctgtctctcttcttcgtgtgttcaGAGGACGTCACTCCGATCCCGTCGGACTCGACCCGCAGGAAGGGCGGACGCCGTGGTCGCCGTCTGTAAACTGTAACCAACTTCCAGATTTACAATAAAAGATTAAAGTCCAGCTGTGTGTTCTGTGATCAATGATGGGGCCtgagctggttctggttctgtggacagcagagttctggttctgggtctGTGCACAgcagagttctggttctggttctgtgcacagcagagttctggttctgtggACAGCAGAGTTCTGGGTCTGTGGACAGcagagttctggttctgtggacagcagagttctggttctgtggacagcagagttctggttctgggtctGTGGACAGcagagttctggttctgtggACAGCAGAGTTCTGGGTCTGTGGACAGcagagttctggttctgtgcacagcagagttctggttctggttctgtgcacagcagagttctggttctggttctgtgcacagcagagttctggttctgtgcACAGcagggttctgggtcgggttctATATATTTATATCAGTCTGTCACTATTTAGTGAACTTTAAATGGAAACTCGTCCCACTTTGACCCAACTACGCCGTCGCGCTTTAGAGAACGTCTGAAATGGAATGAGacctaaatacatttttttatctgATTGAATTAACAGATGCAAATTTCAACAAGTCCAAAATTctctaaaattaaaataatcagaTTTCATGGTTTTAGgttctttttttatattatttcatCTGGGCTGTACTGAGTAAAGATTGATGGTGTTCAAAAGTGTTCTTTACAAATATTATTTTTGTACAAATATTACTCTGGAATATTTGTACGATAATATAATAATAGGTGAAAGAGATGCTCTAAACTTTAGGCGAGCCGGATAAATACAACAAAGTGAAATGATACGACCAACACAGAAACtggtattttgtaaataataataaacgtgaatccactgtgtacttcttTGTAACTTTTAGTTTTGAAGGCTTCGTTGCCTCATTGGAGAGCCGGTCGGGCCTGGTGCGTGGGAACCTGTCAGGATCAGggctccgaaccggttcaaggaacgaaaacgaaaaccgaaaacgaacggaattttacgaggaacagaaacgaaaacgaaatggtcttcaactgttccggaacagaaacgttattctgaaatccacaaaaccggttaataacggtttttttcgttctctatatattttataaaatttcacaaaagcgtagcctttgttaggggaaaaaaaaagactacttccGGTTGTGCGTTCACTTCGCTGCCCGCTAGGCTCAATGCAGGCAGCTGTCACGAATCACTTCTTTTATCCACTACTTAGTctagttatccactagttaagtgatactccggagtagattcaccctggggtcatttgaaccgtgacatccagccaagtagcccacccgaagttttttcgatattggctgaacatcagctgagttactgagttatcccgaatagcttagtacaagcgctaacggatcctggcagtatctccaaaattaccacactaaaatcacatgccatgacaccaaacttctacagtagtacaaatatggtctgtactcacaaaacgatgcatttggaagtttgtacatagtccaggagtttattattatcaacacaagcctgatagcttctctgctgctaaagctgcgtcgacgtcacttccttgatctgggagcttcaaagtaagatgagggttgatctactactgtagacaacaaagcaaggctgctcaatt encodes:
- the rps14 gene encoding small ribosomal subunit protein uS11, translated to MAPRKGKEKKEEQVISLGPQVAEGENVFGVCHIFASFNDTFVHVTDLSGKETICRVTGGMKVKADRDESSPYAAMLAAQDVAQRCKELGITALHIKLRATGGNRTKTPGPGAQSALRALARSGMKIGRIEDVTPIPSDSTRRKGGRRGRRL